In Alloyangia pacifica, the following proteins share a genomic window:
- a CDS encoding glycosyltransferase family 4 protein codes for MGTTITDTAPPARLLDLTRLVSRAGRVRTGVDRVEYAYLNRLLQEPVPLFGLVRTSLGYLLLDGAGCRALKRRLDAGDWPEPDVLGRLARRRDPRRAGAETALRASALARAIPATLGRMLRRHLPAGSVYLNTGHSNFSEQVVAALNRVEDSRIAVLLHDTIPLDWPQFQHAGSAQRFAGFLQRVAENADLVICNSEVTRADMTRHLGPPLLPKTVVAHLGVQPPAIGIPPEGPWANAPYFVVLGTIEPRKNHALLLDIWRELTPPAHLLICGARGWNNTEVFAALDAGITNVHELPGLNDAEIAGLLARSAGLLFPSHAEGYGLPPVEAAALGVPVLAAPLPVLREVLGDIPIYADESDRYLWASRIRQMAKGYRAQPDEADATQAGYLPPTWDSHFKAVLTLI; via the coding sequence ATGGGCACTACGATCACTGACACCGCACCCCCTGCCCGGCTGCTCGACCTGACCCGACTGGTCAGCCGCGCGGGCCGGGTTAGAACCGGGGTGGACCGTGTGGAATACGCCTATCTGAACCGGCTCCTTCAGGAGCCGGTTCCGCTTTTTGGCCTGGTGAGAACCTCGCTGGGCTACCTGCTGCTCGACGGCGCAGGGTGCCGCGCGCTGAAGCGGCGGCTGGATGCGGGGGACTGGCCTGAACCAGACGTGCTGGGCCGACTTGCCCGGCGCAGAGACCCTCGCCGCGCCGGAGCTGAGACCGCGCTCCGAGCCAGCGCCCTTGCGCGCGCCATTCCCGCAACGCTGGGACGCATGCTCCGGCGCCACCTGCCCGCGGGATCGGTATATCTTAATACCGGGCACTCCAACTTCTCGGAACAGGTCGTCGCGGCGCTGAACCGCGTCGAGGACAGCCGCATCGCGGTGCTGCTGCACGACACCATTCCGCTCGACTGGCCGCAGTTCCAGCACGCGGGCAGCGCCCAGCGCTTCGCCGGTTTCCTGCAACGTGTCGCTGAAAACGCCGATTTGGTGATCTGCAATTCCGAGGTGACCCGCGCCGACATGACCCGGCACCTTGGCCCACCCCTTCTGCCCAAGACTGTCGTCGCGCATCTGGGCGTCCAGCCGCCGGCCATCGGCATTCCGCCCGAGGGGCCGTGGGCCAACGCGCCCTACTTCGTCGTCCTCGGCACAATCGAGCCGCGCAAGAACCACGCTCTACTTCTGGATATCTGGCGCGAGTTGACGCCGCCCGCGCATTTGCTGATCTGCGGCGCACGCGGCTGGAACAATACCGAGGTCTTCGCCGCCCTCGACGCCGGCATCACGAATGTGCACGAGCTCCCGGGCCTCAACGACGCCGAGATCGCAGGTCTGCTCGCCCGGAGCGCCGGGCTGCTGTTCCCCAGCCATGCCGAAGGCTACGGCCTGCCCCCGGTCGAAGCCGCCGCGCTCGGCGTGCCCGTGCTCGCTGCGCCACTTCCGGTCCTGCGCGAAGTGCTTGGCGATATACCCATTTACGCAGACGAATCGGACCGATATCTTTGGGCCTCAAGAATAAGGCAAATGGCCAAGGGGTATCGGGCGCAACCGGACGAGGCGGATGCCACGCAGGCAGGGTATCTCCCGCCGACGTGGGACTCCCATTTCAAAGCCGTGTTAACCCTGATCTGA
- the galE gene encoding UDP-glucose 4-epimerase GalE — MTNVLVTGGAGYIGSHACKALKAAGYTPVAYDNLVTGWQQAVKFGPFEKGSLSDRTRLDEVFAKYQPVAVMHFAALSQVGEAMSQPGLYWRNNVEGSLTLIEAACAAGCKSFVFSSTCATYGEHDNVVLDEETPQIPLNAYGASKRAVENILRDFAASDGLNHVIFRYFNVAGADPEGEVGEHHRPETHLIPVMLEAIDGKRPALTIHGTDYDTPDGTCIRDYVHVMDLVDAHVLGLKWLEQGKPSSVFNLGTGKGFSVREVIDASRAVTNREVPHSEGPRRAGDATKLVSGSTRALAELGWEPSRSTMPQMIADAWNWHLNGHYDH, encoded by the coding sequence ATGACAAACGTTCTGGTTACCGGCGGCGCGGGCTACATCGGCTCGCACGCCTGCAAGGCACTCAAGGCGGCGGGCTACACGCCCGTTGCTTACGACAATCTTGTCACCGGCTGGCAGCAGGCGGTGAAATTCGGCCCCTTCGAAAAGGGCAGCCTTTCGGATCGCACGCGGCTCGACGAGGTCTTCGCAAAGTACCAGCCGGTCGCGGTGATGCATTTCGCCGCGCTCAGCCAGGTCGGCGAGGCGATGTCCCAGCCCGGCCTCTACTGGCGCAACAACGTCGAGGGCTCGCTGACGCTGATCGAGGCCGCCTGCGCCGCTGGCTGCAAGAGTTTCGTCTTCTCCTCGACCTGCGCCACCTACGGCGAGCATGACAACGTGGTGCTCGACGAGGAAACGCCGCAGATCCCGCTCAACGCCTATGGCGCCTCGAAGCGCGCGGTGGAGAATATCCTGCGCGACTTCGCCGCTTCTGACGGGCTGAACCACGTGATCTTTCGCTACTTCAACGTCGCGGGCGCCGATCCCGAGGGCGAGGTGGGCGAGCACCACCGCCCCGAAACGCACCTGATTCCGGTCATGCTGGAGGCCATCGACGGAAAGCGCCCGGCGCTGACCATCCATGGCACAGACTACGACACGCCCGACGGCACCTGTATCCGCGACTACGTGCACGTGATGGACCTTGTCGACGCGCATGTGCTGGGCCTGAAATGGCTCGAGCAGGGCAAGCCGTCCTCGGTCTTCAACCTCGGCACGGGCAAGGGCTTCTCGGTGCGCGAAGTGATCGACGCGTCGCGCGCGGTGACCAACCGCGAGGTGCCGCACTCCGAAGGGCCGCGCCGCGCGGGGGATGCGACCAAGCTGGTCTCGGGCTCGACGCGGGCGCTGGCCGAGCTGGGCTGGGAGCCGTCGCGCTCGACCATGCCGCAGATGATCGCCGATGCCTGGAACTGGCATCTCAATGGGCACTACGATCACTGA
- the galU gene encoding UTP--glucose-1-phosphate uridylyltransferase GalU, producing MSRKVTKAIFPVAGLGTRFLPATKSVPKEIMTLVDRPLVQYAIDEARAAGIKEFIFVTSRGKGALEDYFDHAPQLERELEAKGKDKLLKILQGTNMDSGEIAYIRQHKALGLGHAIWCARRLIGDEPFAVMLPDDVIAADKPCLQQMVEAYEEVGGNMVAAMEVPADKASSYGVLDVQEDMGSLVSVKGMVEKPAPGTAPSNLAVIGRYILSPQVLQNLEDKQVGAGGEIQLTDAIAKQIGTDEGVYGFRFNGQRFDCGSKAGFLQATVSFGLSRDELRDDLEGYLHEVMSARKAAQ from the coding sequence ATGTCCCGCAAGGTTACCAAAGCCATTTTCCCCGTCGCCGGTCTCGGCACCCGTTTTCTTCCGGCAACCAAGTCGGTGCCCAAGGAAATTATGACCCTGGTCGACCGCCCGCTCGTTCAATACGCCATCGACGAGGCGCGCGCCGCCGGCATCAAGGAATTCATCTTCGTCACCTCGCGCGGCAAGGGCGCGCTCGAGGACTATTTCGACCACGCCCCGCAGCTCGAGCGCGAGCTTGAAGCCAAGGGCAAGGATAAGCTGCTGAAAATCCTGCAGGGCACCAACATGGACTCGGGCGAGATCGCCTACATCCGCCAGCATAAGGCGCTCGGCCTCGGCCACGCGATCTGGTGCGCGCGCCGGCTGATCGGCGACGAGCCCTTCGCGGTGATGCTGCCCGATGACGTGATCGCCGCCGACAAGCCCTGCCTGCAGCAGATGGTCGAGGCCTACGAGGAAGTGGGCGGCAACATGGTCGCCGCGATGGAAGTGCCCGCCGACAAGGCCTCGTCCTACGGCGTCCTCGACGTGCAGGAAGACATGGGCTCGCTGGTCTCGGTCAAAGGCATGGTCGAAAAGCCCGCGCCCGGCACGGCGCCGTCGAACCTGGCGGTGATCGGCCGCTACATCCTGTCGCCGCAGGTCCTGCAGAACCTCGAGGACAAGCAGGTCGGCGCCGGCGGCGAGATTCAGCTGACCGATGCCATCGCCAAGCAGATCGGCACCGACGAGGGCGTCTACGGCTTCCGCTTCAACGGCCAGCGCTTCGACTGCGGCTCCAAGGCCGGCTTCCTGCAGGCCACCGTTTCCTTCGGCCTCAGCCGCGACGAACTGCGCGACGATCTCGAAGGCTACCTGCACGAGGTCATGTCCGCGCGAAAAGCCGCGCAATAA
- a CDS encoding glycosyltransferase family 2 protein, with protein MTALPVSVVVVSRGRPAALDLCLTGISQLDHPAFEVVVVACPAGAAVVAARADRPHIKLVQFDEGNISAARNLGITQAAGEIVAFLDDDAVPEPLWLHHLCAPFSDPRVAACGGFVRGRNGISFQWRARSVTRDLRERDLGLDAPGPHLPELPPGETVKLQGTNMAHRRAPLAALGGFDSAFRFYLDETDLDLRHAAAGHLVAVAPLAEVHHGYAASPRRGADRTPRDLTEIGASIRCFLERHCPQAERRAAWVRLREAQRARLLRCMQRGPLGADDVARLLRGLDRGWQDGAQRPAGSAMTPLSAPVAPFLPYPGRHAAKRIALAGRAAQRRALRMQAKQYAEEQHIVTVYRFSRTAIFHQLRFHPGGFWEQAGGLFGRSERTGKILRFQSFASRTSKEISRTEKVRGSIGSLLFHRR; from the coding sequence ATGACCGCCCTGCCGGTCAGCGTGGTTGTCGTGAGCCGCGGGCGCCCCGCGGCGCTCGATCTCTGCCTGACCGGCATCTCGCAGCTCGACCACCCCGCCTTCGAGGTGGTGGTGGTCGCCTGCCCCGCCGGGGCCGCTGTCGTCGCGGCCCGGGCCGACCGGCCGCACATCAAGCTCGTGCAGTTCGACGAGGGCAACATCTCAGCGGCCCGAAATCTCGGCATCACGCAGGCGGCGGGCGAGATCGTCGCCTTCCTCGATGACGACGCGGTGCCCGAGCCGCTCTGGCTGCATCACCTCTGCGCCCCCTTCAGCGATCCGCGGGTCGCCGCCTGTGGCGGCTTCGTGCGCGGGCGCAACGGCATCTCTTTCCAGTGGCGCGCCCGTTCGGTGACGCGCGATCTGCGCGAGCGCGACCTTGGGCTGGACGCCCCCGGCCCGCACCTGCCCGAACTTCCGCCCGGCGAGACGGTGAAGCTGCAGGGCACCAACATGGCGCACCGGCGCGCGCCGCTCGCCGCGTTGGGGGGCTTCGATTCGGCCTTCCGCTTCTACCTCGATGAAACCGACCTCGACCTGCGCCATGCCGCGGCGGGCCATCTTGTTGCCGTCGCTCCGCTGGCCGAAGTGCATCACGGCTACGCCGCAAGCCCGCGCCGGGGCGCGGACCGCACGCCGCGCGACCTGACCGAGATCGGCGCCTCGATTCGCTGCTTTCTCGAGCGGCATTGCCCGCAAGCCGAACGCAGGGCCGCCTGGGTGCGACTCCGCGAAGCGCAGCGCGCGCGTCTTCTGCGGTGCATGCAGCGCGGCCCGCTCGGCGCGGACGACGTGGCGCGGCTGCTGCGGGGACTGGACCGTGGTTGGCAGGACGGCGCCCAGCGTCCCGCGGGCAGCGCAATGACGCCACTCTCTGCCCCGGTCGCGCCATTTCTGCCCTACCCCGGGCGCCACGCCGCAAAGCGCATCGCCCTCGCGGGCCGCGCAGCGCAGCGCCGGGCGCTGCGAATGCAGGCGAAACAATACGCCGAAGAGCAGCACATTGTCACAGTCTACCGTTTCTCGCGGACGGCGATTTTCCACCAACTGCGCTTCCATCCCGGCGGATTCTGGGAACAGGCCGGCGGGCTGTTCGGGCGCAGCGAAAGGACAGGAAAAATTCTCCGTTTCCAGAGTTTCGCATCCCGCACGAGCAAAGAAATCTCTCGCACCGAGAAAGTCCGTGGCTCAATCGGGTCTTTGCTCTTCCATAGACGCTAG